The proteins below come from a single Ovis aries strain OAR_USU_Benz2616 breed Rambouillet chromosome 18, ARS-UI_Ramb_v3.0, whole genome shotgun sequence genomic window:
- the LINGO1 gene encoding leucine-rich repeat and immunoglobulin-like domain-containing nogo receptor-interacting protein 1 isoform X1 gives MLAGGARSMPSPLLACWQPILLLVLGSVLSGSATGCPPRCECSAQDRAVLCHRKRFVAVPEGIPTETRLLDLGKNRIKTLNQDEFASFPHLEELELNENIVSAVEPGAFNNLFNLRTLGLRSNRLKLIPLGVFTGLSNLTKLDISENKIVILLDYMFQDLYNLKSLEVGDNDLVYISHRAFSGLNSLEQLTLEKCNLTSIPTEALSHLHGLIVLRLRHLNINAIRDYSFKRLYRLKVLEISHWPYLDTMTPNCLYGLNLTSLSITHCNLTAVPYLAVRHLVYLRFLNLSYNPISTIEGSMLHELLRLQEIQLVGGQLAVVEPYAFRGLNYLRVLNVSGNQLTTLEESAFHSVGNLETLILDSNPLACDCRLLWVFRRRWRLNFNRQQPTCATPEFVQGKEFKDFPDVLLPNYFTCRRARIRDRKAQQVFVDEGHTVQFVCRADGDPPPAILWLSPRKHLVSAKSNGRLTVFPDGTLEVRYAQVQDNGTYLCIAANAGGNDSMPAHLHVRSYSPDWPHQPNKTFAFISNQPGEGEANSTRATVPFPFDIKTLIIATTMGFISFLGVVLFCLVLLFLWSRGKGNTKHNIEIEYVPRKSDAGISSADAPRKFNMKMI, from the coding sequence ATGCTGGCGGGGGGCGCGAGGAGCATGCCCAGCCCCCTCCTGGCCTGCTGGCAGCCCATCCTCCTGCTGGTGCTGGGCTCGGTGCTGTCAGGCTCAGCCACGGGCTGCCCGCCCCGCTGTGAGTGCTCCGCCCAGGACCGCGCGGTGCTGTGCCACCGGAAGCGCTTCGTGGCGGTGCCCGAAGGCATCCCCACTGAGACCCGCCTGCTGGACCTGGGCAAGAACCGCATCAAAACGCTCAACCAGGACGAGTTTGCCAGCTTCCCGCACTTGGAGGAGCTGGAGCTCAACGAGAACATCGTGAGCGCCGTGGAGCCTGGCGCCTTCAACAACCTCTTCAACCTCCGGACGCTTGGGCTCCGCAGCAACCGCCTGAAGCTCATCCCCCTGGGCGTCTTCACCGGCCTCAGTAACCTGACCAAGCTGGACATCAGCGAGAACAAGATCGTCATCCTGCTGGACTACATGTTCCAGGACCTGTACAACCTCAAGTCGCTGGAAGTTGGCGACAACGACCTCGTCTACATCTCCCACCGAGCCTTCAGCGGCCTCAATAGCCTGGAGCAGCTGACGCTGGAGAAATGCAATCTGACCTCCATCCCCACCGAGGCGCTGTCCCACCTGCACGGTCTCATCGTCCTGCGGCTGCGGCACCTCAACATCAATGCCATCCGGGACTATTCCTTCAAGAGGCTGTACCGCCTCAAGGTGTTGGAGATCTCGCACTGGCCCTACCTGGACACCATGACTCCCAACTGTCTCTACGGCCTCAACCTgacgtccctgtccatcacgcaCTGCAACCTGACCGCCGTGCCCTACCTGGCCGTGCGCCACCTGGTCTATCTCCGCTTCCTCAACCTCTCCTACAACCCCATCAGCACCATCGAGGGCTCCATGTTGCATGAGCTGCTCAGGCTGCAGGAGATCCAGCTGGTGGGCGGGCAGCTGGCCGTGGTGGAGCCCTACGCCTTCCGCGGCCTCAACTACCTGCGCGTGCTCAACGTCTCCGGCAACCAGCTGACCACGCTGGAGGAGTCGGCTTTCCACTCGGTGGGCAACCTGGAGACCCTCATCCTGGACTCCAACCCGCTGGCCTGCGACTGCCGGCTCCTGTGGGTGTTCCGGCGCCGCTGGCGGCTCAACTTCAACCGGCAGCAGCCCACGTGTGCCACGCCCGAGTTCGTCCAGGGCAAGGAGTTCAAGGACTTCCCCGACGTGCTCCTGCCCAATTACTTCACCTGCCGCCGCGCCCGCATCCGGGACCGCAAGGCCCAGCAGGTGTTTGTGGATGAGGGCCACACGGTGCAGTTCGTGTGCCGGGCCGATGGCGACCCGCCACCCGCCATCCTCTGGCTCTCGCCGCGCAAGCACCTGGTCTCGGCCAAGAGCAACGGGCGGCTCACGGTCTTCCCCGACGGCACTCTGGAGGTGCGCTACGCCCAGGTACAGGACAACGGCACGTACCTGTGCATCGCGGCCAACGCGGGCGGCAACGACTCCATGCCTGCCCACCTGCATGTGCGCAGCTACTCGCCGGATTGGCCCCATCAGCCCAACAAGACCTTCGCCTTCATCTCCAACCAGCCGGGCGAGGGAGAGGCCAACAGCACCCGCGCCACCGTGCCTTTCCCCTTCGACATCAAGACCCTCATCATCGCCACCACCATGGGCTTCATCTCTTTCCTGGGCGTCGTCCTCTTCTGTCTGGTGCTGCTGTTTCTCTGGAGCCGGGGCAAGGGCAACACAAAGCACAACATCGAGATTGAGTACGTGCCCCGCAAGTCGGACGCAGGCATCAGCTCCGCCGACGCGCCTCGCAAGTTCAACATGAAGATGATATGA
- the LINGO1 gene encoding leucine-rich repeat and immunoglobulin-like domain-containing nogo receptor-interacting protein 1 isoform X3 yields the protein MQVSERMLAGGARSMPSPLLACWQPILLLVLGSVLSGSATGCPPRCECSAQDRAVLCHRKRFVAVPEGIPTETRLLDLGKNRIKTLNQDEFASFPHLEELELNENIVSAVEPGAFNNLFNLRTLGLRSNRLKLIPLGVFTGLSNLTKLDISENKIVILLDYMFQDLYNLKSLEVGDNDLVYISHRAFSGLNSLEQLTLEKCNLTSIPTEALSHLHGLIVLRLRHLNINAIRDYSFKRLYRLKVLEISHWPYLDTMTPNCLYGLNLTSLSITHCNLTAVPYLAVRHLVYLRFLNLSYNPISTIEGSMLHELLRLQEIQLVGGQLAVVEPYAFRGLNYLRVLNVSGNQLTTLEESAFHSVGNLETLILDSNPLACDCRLLWVFRRRWRLNFNRQQPTCATPEFVQGKEFKDFPDVLLPNYFTCRRARIRDRKAQQVFVDEGHTVQFVCRADGDPPPAILWLSPRKHLVSAKSNGRLTVFPDGTLEVRYAQVQDNGTYLCIAANAGGNDSMPAHLHVRSYSPDWPHQPNKTFAFISNQPGEGEANSTRATVPFPFDIKTLIIATTMGFISFLGVVLFCLVLLFLWSRGKGNTKHNIEIEYVPRKSDAGISSADAPRKFNMKMI from the exons ATGCAG GTGAGCGAGAGGATGCTGGCGGGGGGCGCGAGGAGCATGCCCAGCCCCCTCCTGGCCTGCTGGCAGCCCATCCTCCTGCTGGTGCTGGGCTCGGTGCTGTCAGGCTCAGCCACGGGCTGCCCGCCCCGCTGTGAGTGCTCCGCCCAGGACCGCGCGGTGCTGTGCCACCGGAAGCGCTTCGTGGCGGTGCCCGAAGGCATCCCCACTGAGACCCGCCTGCTGGACCTGGGCAAGAACCGCATCAAAACGCTCAACCAGGACGAGTTTGCCAGCTTCCCGCACTTGGAGGAGCTGGAGCTCAACGAGAACATCGTGAGCGCCGTGGAGCCTGGCGCCTTCAACAACCTCTTCAACCTCCGGACGCTTGGGCTCCGCAGCAACCGCCTGAAGCTCATCCCCCTGGGCGTCTTCACCGGCCTCAGTAACCTGACCAAGCTGGACATCAGCGAGAACAAGATCGTCATCCTGCTGGACTACATGTTCCAGGACCTGTACAACCTCAAGTCGCTGGAAGTTGGCGACAACGACCTCGTCTACATCTCCCACCGAGCCTTCAGCGGCCTCAATAGCCTGGAGCAGCTGACGCTGGAGAAATGCAATCTGACCTCCATCCCCACCGAGGCGCTGTCCCACCTGCACGGTCTCATCGTCCTGCGGCTGCGGCACCTCAACATCAATGCCATCCGGGACTATTCCTTCAAGAGGCTGTACCGCCTCAAGGTGTTGGAGATCTCGCACTGGCCCTACCTGGACACCATGACTCCCAACTGTCTCTACGGCCTCAACCTgacgtccctgtccatcacgcaCTGCAACCTGACCGCCGTGCCCTACCTGGCCGTGCGCCACCTGGTCTATCTCCGCTTCCTCAACCTCTCCTACAACCCCATCAGCACCATCGAGGGCTCCATGTTGCATGAGCTGCTCAGGCTGCAGGAGATCCAGCTGGTGGGCGGGCAGCTGGCCGTGGTGGAGCCCTACGCCTTCCGCGGCCTCAACTACCTGCGCGTGCTCAACGTCTCCGGCAACCAGCTGACCACGCTGGAGGAGTCGGCTTTCCACTCGGTGGGCAACCTGGAGACCCTCATCCTGGACTCCAACCCGCTGGCCTGCGACTGCCGGCTCCTGTGGGTGTTCCGGCGCCGCTGGCGGCTCAACTTCAACCGGCAGCAGCCCACGTGTGCCACGCCCGAGTTCGTCCAGGGCAAGGAGTTCAAGGACTTCCCCGACGTGCTCCTGCCCAATTACTTCACCTGCCGCCGCGCCCGCATCCGGGACCGCAAGGCCCAGCAGGTGTTTGTGGATGAGGGCCACACGGTGCAGTTCGTGTGCCGGGCCGATGGCGACCCGCCACCCGCCATCCTCTGGCTCTCGCCGCGCAAGCACCTGGTCTCGGCCAAGAGCAACGGGCGGCTCACGGTCTTCCCCGACGGCACTCTGGAGGTGCGCTACGCCCAGGTACAGGACAACGGCACGTACCTGTGCATCGCGGCCAACGCGGGCGGCAACGACTCCATGCCTGCCCACCTGCATGTGCGCAGCTACTCGCCGGATTGGCCCCATCAGCCCAACAAGACCTTCGCCTTCATCTCCAACCAGCCGGGCGAGGGAGAGGCCAACAGCACCCGCGCCACCGTGCCTTTCCCCTTCGACATCAAGACCCTCATCATCGCCACCACCATGGGCTTCATCTCTTTCCTGGGCGTCGTCCTCTTCTGTCTGGTGCTGCTGTTTCTCTGGAGCCGGGGCAAGGGCAACACAAAGCACAACATCGAGATTGAGTACGTGCCCCGCAAGTCGGACGCAGGCATCAGCTCCGCCGACGCGCCTCGCAAGTTCAACATGAAGATGATATGA
- the LINGO1 gene encoding leucine-rich repeat and immunoglobulin-like domain-containing nogo receptor-interacting protein 1 isoform X2, translating into MCSLDAGRHRCRESGGRVWGVFRESFQKVAIVHAGTETDGPPLPLPRPRPPEARLFASRSRLTQVSERMLAGGARSMPSPLLACWQPILLLVLGSVLSGSATGCPPRCECSAQDRAVLCHRKRFVAVPEGIPTETRLLDLGKNRIKTLNQDEFASFPHLEELELNENIVSAVEPGAFNNLFNLRTLGLRSNRLKLIPLGVFTGLSNLTKLDISENKIVILLDYMFQDLYNLKSLEVGDNDLVYISHRAFSGLNSLEQLTLEKCNLTSIPTEALSHLHGLIVLRLRHLNINAIRDYSFKRLYRLKVLEISHWPYLDTMTPNCLYGLNLTSLSITHCNLTAVPYLAVRHLVYLRFLNLSYNPISTIEGSMLHELLRLQEIQLVGGQLAVVEPYAFRGLNYLRVLNVSGNQLTTLEESAFHSVGNLETLILDSNPLACDCRLLWVFRRRWRLNFNRQQPTCATPEFVQGKEFKDFPDVLLPNYFTCRRARIRDRKAQQVFVDEGHTVQFVCRADGDPPPAILWLSPRKHLVSAKSNGRLTVFPDGTLEVRYAQVQDNGTYLCIAANAGGNDSMPAHLHVRSYSPDWPHQPNKTFAFISNQPGEGEANSTRATVPFPFDIKTLIIATTMGFISFLGVVLFCLVLLFLWSRGKGNTKHNIEIEYVPRKSDAGISSADAPRKFNMKMI; encoded by the coding sequence GTGAGCGAGAGGATGCTGGCGGGGGGCGCGAGGAGCATGCCCAGCCCCCTCCTGGCCTGCTGGCAGCCCATCCTCCTGCTGGTGCTGGGCTCGGTGCTGTCAGGCTCAGCCACGGGCTGCCCGCCCCGCTGTGAGTGCTCCGCCCAGGACCGCGCGGTGCTGTGCCACCGGAAGCGCTTCGTGGCGGTGCCCGAAGGCATCCCCACTGAGACCCGCCTGCTGGACCTGGGCAAGAACCGCATCAAAACGCTCAACCAGGACGAGTTTGCCAGCTTCCCGCACTTGGAGGAGCTGGAGCTCAACGAGAACATCGTGAGCGCCGTGGAGCCTGGCGCCTTCAACAACCTCTTCAACCTCCGGACGCTTGGGCTCCGCAGCAACCGCCTGAAGCTCATCCCCCTGGGCGTCTTCACCGGCCTCAGTAACCTGACCAAGCTGGACATCAGCGAGAACAAGATCGTCATCCTGCTGGACTACATGTTCCAGGACCTGTACAACCTCAAGTCGCTGGAAGTTGGCGACAACGACCTCGTCTACATCTCCCACCGAGCCTTCAGCGGCCTCAATAGCCTGGAGCAGCTGACGCTGGAGAAATGCAATCTGACCTCCATCCCCACCGAGGCGCTGTCCCACCTGCACGGTCTCATCGTCCTGCGGCTGCGGCACCTCAACATCAATGCCATCCGGGACTATTCCTTCAAGAGGCTGTACCGCCTCAAGGTGTTGGAGATCTCGCACTGGCCCTACCTGGACACCATGACTCCCAACTGTCTCTACGGCCTCAACCTgacgtccctgtccatcacgcaCTGCAACCTGACCGCCGTGCCCTACCTGGCCGTGCGCCACCTGGTCTATCTCCGCTTCCTCAACCTCTCCTACAACCCCATCAGCACCATCGAGGGCTCCATGTTGCATGAGCTGCTCAGGCTGCAGGAGATCCAGCTGGTGGGCGGGCAGCTGGCCGTGGTGGAGCCCTACGCCTTCCGCGGCCTCAACTACCTGCGCGTGCTCAACGTCTCCGGCAACCAGCTGACCACGCTGGAGGAGTCGGCTTTCCACTCGGTGGGCAACCTGGAGACCCTCATCCTGGACTCCAACCCGCTGGCCTGCGACTGCCGGCTCCTGTGGGTGTTCCGGCGCCGCTGGCGGCTCAACTTCAACCGGCAGCAGCCCACGTGTGCCACGCCCGAGTTCGTCCAGGGCAAGGAGTTCAAGGACTTCCCCGACGTGCTCCTGCCCAATTACTTCACCTGCCGCCGCGCCCGCATCCGGGACCGCAAGGCCCAGCAGGTGTTTGTGGATGAGGGCCACACGGTGCAGTTCGTGTGCCGGGCCGATGGCGACCCGCCACCCGCCATCCTCTGGCTCTCGCCGCGCAAGCACCTGGTCTCGGCCAAGAGCAACGGGCGGCTCACGGTCTTCCCCGACGGCACTCTGGAGGTGCGCTACGCCCAGGTACAGGACAACGGCACGTACCTGTGCATCGCGGCCAACGCGGGCGGCAACGACTCCATGCCTGCCCACCTGCATGTGCGCAGCTACTCGCCGGATTGGCCCCATCAGCCCAACAAGACCTTCGCCTTCATCTCCAACCAGCCGGGCGAGGGAGAGGCCAACAGCACCCGCGCCACCGTGCCTTTCCCCTTCGACATCAAGACCCTCATCATCGCCACCACCATGGGCTTCATCTCTTTCCTGGGCGTCGTCCTCTTCTGTCTGGTGCTGCTGTTTCTCTGGAGCCGGGGCAAGGGCAACACAAAGCACAACATCGAGATTGAGTACGTGCCCCGCAAGTCGGACGCAGGCATCAGCTCCGCCGACGCGCCTCGCAAGTTCAACATGAAGATGATATGA